The genome window CATTTCGAACAAGTGACCGGCATTGATTTTTCAGCACGTCTTATTAATCTCGGCACGCAAATGGCTGAGCAAGGTGTGGTGCGATACACCATCACTGATGAAGGTGAGTTAGTTCACTACAATGAGCGACGCCTCGACCAACTTGGATTAGAAGACACAGCTGCTAAGGTCGAATTTTTACAGGGTGATGCCTGTAACCTGAAGCCCATATTCAAAGGTTATGACCTGATATTAGCTGCCAACCTGATTGACCGACTCTACAAACCGACACAATTTTTAGCGACGGTACATGAACGGTTGAATCAGAATGGCTTGCTGGTACTGGCTTCGCCTTATACCTGGCTGGAAGAACACACGGAAAAAGCACATTGGTTGGGCGGCTTCAAGAAAGATGGCGAGAGCTTTACCACGCTGGATGGTTTGAAGGCGATTTTAGAACCCCATTTCGAGCTTATTCGTGGGCCGGAAGCAATCCCCTTTGTTATTCGTGAAACGAGCCGAAAATTCCAACATACTTTATCTGAAGTGACGGTCTGGAAACGTAAATAATGACGATAGATTTTGATCAGAAGATAGATCGAAGTTCTAGTCATAGTCTGAAATTTGATGCCAGAGCAGCTTATTTCGGCCGGAGTGATGTGATTCCGATGTGGGTGGCGGATATGGACTTTTCTGCTCCAGAAGCCGTGACAAAGGCGCTCGTTGAACGTGCTAAGCATCCAATTTATGGGTATACGCTGCATCCTGACTCCATGTATGACGCTTTGATTGATTGGAGTGCCAAGCGTTATCAATGGCAGATAAAGCAAAGCGAGATCATAATGTGTCCTGGCGTTGTCCCTTCAATCAATGCCGTTATTGAAGCGATCACAGAGCCTGGTGACAAAGTCATTGTTCAGCCTCCCGTTTACTTTCCGTTTTTTTCATCGGTTGAGAAAAGTGGCAGGGAGTTAGTGTTAAATCCGCTTTATCTCGACAATAATCGCTACTATATTGATTTTGAGCATCTTGAACAGTGTGCACAGCAAGGTGCTAAAACATTACTTTTTTGTTCCCCTCACAATCCAGTTGGTCGGGTTTGGACACAAGAAGAATTAGCACAGTTACTTGAGCTGGCTGAGCGTTATCAGATGACTATTATCTCTGATGAAATTCATGCTGATCTGATTTTTCCTGAACAACAGCATATTGCATTGGCAACGCTGACTCAGGCCAATAATGTCATCACTACATTAGCACCCAGTAAAACATTCAATATTGCCGGTATGGGCTTATCGTCACTGATTGTCAGTGATAAGCAACAGCGCAGAGCGATTAAAGCGGTGTTTGAACAGTGGCATATTAGCCCTTCTAACCCTTTCAGCATCACCGCGTTTGAAGCGGCTTATCGTCATGGTGAAGACTGGTTAGACCAGCTGAATATTTATATTTACAAAAATAAGAAATGGGTAGAAGATTTTCTTCAAACTCATTGCCCTCAGCTCAAGCTGATTGAGTCGGAAGGCACGTATTTATTGTGGCTCGATTGCCGTGCTTTGGGAATGGATAATGAGACACTCAAACGTTTCTTTATCGAGCAGGCCGGCGTAGGTATGAATCCAGGTTATGTCTTTGGTGATAATGGGGGAGGTTTTATGCGTCTTAATATTGGAACACGTCTCGAGATTGTCCAGCAGGCAATGAAGAGAATCGCTAGTGCCATTGATGGTATTAGTGCAAGCTGAAGCATCATCTTGGCTAGCAGTCAGAACCTAATCACTAGCAAGCAAATTAATTCAGTCAGGAAACGGAGTTTACAGCGATGATGAATGATGAAATTGGTGAAGCGGCAGGTGTTGTATGGACGTTCTTAAACGCGAAGGGTGAGACCTCAGCTTCACGTATATGCAAAGAGACCAAGCTTGAGGCAAAGCTGTTTCAGCGAGCTGTGGGCTGGTTAGCTAAAGAGAATAAGCTACTTATCAAGCAACAAGGGCGTACCGAATACCTTAGTTTGCGTTGATTTTTGAGTAACGACGTTTGACTGAAAATGCGCCCCGAATATCACCCATCTTATAGCCGGTAGCCATGTCATTAGGATAGTTCTTGTCTATTATCTTGCTAACAGGTAACGCTATCTTGCTGCCATGACATGACAGACAGACTTTATCCGTTGGGATCGCTTTCATATAACGCCAGTCATACCCTAAATCAGAGTCGACTTTTTCTATGAAGGTCAGAGATTGAATAGCTTCTCCCGTTTTTAGGCGCGTTTCAAAGTTCTGTAGAACACCTGTTTCCCAGCTGTCAGCTTCATTCTCAAGGTTGCGCACTCGCAAGCTTGTTCGATGAATATCGAGCCTGTATTTCTTCGACATTTCATCAGCGATGGTCGGTGCGACCAATTTACAGACAGAAATAGCTTCTACAGGACCGCCGTCTTTTAGCGCTGACATTAATGCTTCTTTCAGATGCGTTGATAGATCTTTGATAGCCGCCTGAGCATCACGCTCGAAAGCCGCTTGTTCATCGCTATCTGCATAGGCGGGTATGCCGAAACCCAGTGCAATAATGAGAGGGAAAAGAAGACCCAGACGCATTAATTGATCGCCATGTGAAAGTAGCCATAGAGCATTATGGGCCAGCATAGATAAGGACTGAGTAAAAAGTGCCATAGAGTCCTTTTTGGAGCAAAGCCCACACCATGAATAAACCCAATGCAGATGCCGA of Methylophaga marina contains these proteins:
- a CDS encoding pyridoxal phosphate-dependent aminotransferase, whose product is MTIDFDQKIDRSSSHSLKFDARAAYFGRSDVIPMWVADMDFSAPEAVTKALVERAKHPIYGYTLHPDSMYDALIDWSAKRYQWQIKQSEIIMCPGVVPSINAVIEAITEPGDKVIVQPPVYFPFFSSVEKSGRELVLNPLYLDNNRYYIDFEHLEQCAQQGAKTLLFCSPHNPVGRVWTQEELAQLLELAERYQMTIISDEIHADLIFPEQQHIALATLTQANNVITTLAPSKTFNIAGMGLSSLIVSDKQQRRAIKAVFEQWHISPSNPFSITAFEAAYRHGEDWLDQLNIYIYKNKKWVEDFLQTHCPQLKLIESEGTYLLWLDCRALGMDNETLKRFFIEQAGVGMNPGYVFGDNGGGFMRLNIGTRLEIVQQAMKRIASAIDGISAS
- a CDS encoding winged helix-turn-helix domain-containing protein; protein product: MMNDEIGEAAGVVWTFLNAKGETSASRICKETKLEAKLFQRAVGWLAKENKLLIKQQGRTEYLSLR
- a CDS encoding Tll0287-like domain-containing protein, giving the protein MRLGLLFPLIIALGFGIPAYADSDEQAAFERDAQAAIKDLSTHLKEALMSALKDGGPVEAISVCKLVAPTIADEMSKKYRLDIHRTSLRVRNLENEADSWETGVLQNFETRLKTGEAIQSLTFIEKVDSDLGYDWRYMKAIPTDKVCLSCHGSKIALPVSKIIDKNYPNDMATGYKMGDIRGAFSVKRRYSKINAN